A genomic region of Aspergillus oryzae RIB40 DNA, chromosome 1 contains the following coding sequences:
- a CDS encoding uncharacterized protein (uncharacterized integral membrane protein) gives MPSQSGCVMKRCLQRHWARCCLPQVLPSATTIKETVSLLSCVVSQQLPQLSLSLSLLFQKTYLVLLLVLPTNTALVQLRRHRQNPLTTTAPRPASPKNSALHRSIRSPSSFSRPFSVLSLTSRPLSALLPLRSRSLEPSFLLSLRTSPVPKKTTHTFRSHGSTSSVELAFGREAEGLGPDSTRNMVPVWSNLRYPHTRCYPPSDDIRKARLGENKPADWLRHVTLLLSVFRYLLSYITFNYYSSSAQVSYRLAFLSAAATYGIVVYKGHIARGRLQGSVPNIAVKLAGDENVQYLGMAIVWLYSRQVPLALLPFSVYSIFHVATYSRAHLIPTLQPPAQGAGSASPSSPGAAKPAASPLADTIGRFVKQYYDASMDLVAGLEMALLFRLALGVLTFSKGSILLFFIYVAFFRARYTQSSFVQQAVRHFTARVDASVSHQSTPPAVRQGWETFKGVVRQAYESTDLGRLTSGAQGKKPQ, from the exons ATGCCGAGTCAGTCGGGGTGTGTCATGAAAAGGTGCCTTCAACGTCACTGGGCAAGGTGTTGTTTGCCTCAGGTTCTTCCGTCAGCTACGACGATTAAGGAAACTGTAAGTTTACTGAGCTGTGTCGTCAGCCAGCAGCTCCcccaactttctctttctctctctctcctcttccagaagacttACctagtactactactagtactaccGACGAACACTGCCTTAGTTCAGCTAAGAAGGCATCGTCAAAACCCACTCACTACGACCGCCCCCCGCCCAGCCTCCCCCAAAAATAGTGCACTCCACCGCTCAATTCGCTCCCCTTCCAGCTTTTCTCGACCCTTctctgttctttctctcacGTCACGGCCACTTAGCGCATTGCTACCTCTccgctctcgctctcttgAGCCTTCCTTCTTACTATCTTTACGCACTTCCCCTGTCCCCAAGAAGACCACACACACCTTCCGCTCTCATGGCTCCACCTCCTCCGTCGAACTTGCCTTTGGCCGAGAGGCTGAAGGCCTTGGCCCAGACTCTACA CGGAACATGGTACCCGTTTGGAGCAATTTGCGATATCCACACACCAGATGCTACCCCCCATCGGACGACATTCGCAAGGCAAGGTTGGGAGAAAACAAACCCGCTGACTGGCTTAGGCACGTCACCCTGCTGCTCTCCGTCTTCCGCTATCTCCTGTCCTACATCACCTTCAACTACTACTCGTCCTCGGCCCAGGTGTCCTACCGCttggctttcctttcggCGGCTGCGACATATGGTATCGTGGTGTACAAGGGACATATTGCCCGTGGTCGTCTTCAGGGTAGCGTTCCGAACATTGCGGTGAAGCTCGCTGGTGATGAAAATGTCCAGTATCTTG GAATGGCGATTGTCTGGCTCTATTCCCGCCAGGTCCCATTGGCCCTCCTCCCCTTTAGCGTCTACTCGATCTTCCACGTTGCGACATACTCTCGCGCCCACCTGATCCCCACTTTGCAGCCTCCCGCCCAGGGCGCCGGATCCGCGtcgccctcctctcctgGTGCTGCCAAGCCCGCTGCCAGTCCTTTGGCAGACACCATTGGAAGATTTGTCAAGCAGTATTACGATGCCAGCATGGATCTCGTCGCTGGGCTCGAGATGGCGCTGCTGTTCCGCCTGGCCCTGGGAGTTCTGACCTTCTCCAAGGGAAgcattcttctcttctttatcTACGTGGCCTTTTTCCGCGCGAGATACACCCAGAGCTCGTTTGTTCAGCAGGCCGTGCGTCATTTCACCGCCCGTGTGGATGCTTCGGTTTCGCACCAGAGCACTCCCCCGGCTGTGCGCCAGGGATGGGAGACCTTTAAGGGTGTTGTTCGTCAGGCCTATGAGAGTACTGACCTGGGCCGCCTGACCTCTGGCGCCCAGGGCAAGAAGCCGCAATAA
- a CDS encoding FACT complex subunit POB3 (nucleosome-binding factor SPN, POB3 subunit) produces MESFDNIYLDLSKQPGKCKLAESGLGWKPSGEGETFTLDSSNVGAAQWSRAAKGFELKILSRSSGVIQLDGFDQEDFERLSKAFKIWYGINVESREHALRGWNWGKAEFTKAELSFNVQNRPAFEVPYSEISNTNLAGKNEVAVELALNTDGADANAQPAGSTKNRGRKAASGPDELVEMRFYIPGTVMKTEKGIKEENGKEENGEEEEEGEEQNAANLFYEMLMEKAEIGDVAGDTFATFLDVLHLTPRGRFDIDMYESSFRLRGKTYDYKIQYSSIKKFFLLPKNDDTHTLIVLGLDPPLRQGQTRYPFLVMQLKLDEEISLELNMTDELMETRYKDKLEPRYEEPIHQVVTKIFRGLSGKKVIMPSKDFVSHHGHSGVKCSIKANEGLLYFLDKSLIFVPKPATYIQVENIAIITMSRVGGAVSASRTFDITVSLKAGMGEHQFSNINREEQQPLEEFFKAKNIRFKNEMSDDAGALLAAALDNDVMGSSDDEGVRADRGSADEDEESIDEDFQAESESDVAEEYDSAHESSGSGSDAEMNDASDGGGDDDDDDEDVDMSEEERPKKKSKVGK; encoded by the exons AT GGAGAGCTTCGATAATATCTACCTCGACCTCTCCAAGCAGCCCGGAAAGTGCAAGCTTGCGGAAAGTGGCCTGGGATGGAAACCTTCTGGTGAAGGCGAGACTTTCACCCTCGATAGCAGCAATGTCGGCGCAGCCCAATGGAGTCGAGCGGCAAAGGGATTCGAACTGAAAATCTTGTCGCGCTCGTCGGGTGTTATCCAACTGGATGGCTTCGATCAAGAG GATTTCGAGCGATTAAGCAAGGCCTTCAAGATATGGTATGGAATAAACGTGGAAAGTAGGGAGCACGCTCTCCGAGGTTGGAACTGGGGCAAGGCAGAATTCACCAAGGCTGAGCTATCTTTCAACGTCCAAAACCGACCTGCGTTCGAAGTCCCTTATTCCGAAATCTCGAACACGAACCTTGCGGGAAAGAATGAAGTCGCTGTCGAACTCGCTCTTAACACCGATGGCGCCGATGCCAATGCCCAGCCAGCCGGTAGCACCAAGAACCGTGGCCGGAAGGCCGCTTCGGGCCCTGATGAATTGGTCGAGATGCGCTTTTATATCCCTGGAACAGTAATGAAGACAGAGAAGggcatcaaggaagagaatggcaaagaagaaaacggcgaggaagaggaggaaggcgaagaacAGAATGCGGCCAACCTTTTCTACGAGATGCTCATGGAAAAAGCAGAGATTGGAGATGTGGCTGGCGATACGTTTGCTACCTTCCTCGATGTTCTTCATCTTACGCCCAG AGGTCGTTTCGATATCGACATGTACGAGTCTTCCTTCCGACTACGTGGCAAAACCTACGATTACAAGATTCAGTACTCTTCTATCAAGAAATTCTTCTTGCTTCCCAAGAATGACGATACACATACGCTCATTGTTCTTGGACTCGACCCCCCTCTGCGACAGGGCCAAACTCGGTACCCATTCCTGGTTATGCAACTGAAGCTGGACGAAGAAATTAGCCTTGAGCTTAACATGACAGA TGAATTGATGGAGACTCGCTACAAGGACAAGTTGGAGCCTCGTTATGAGGAACCGATTCATCAGGTCGTAACCAAGATCTTCCGCGGTCTTTCGGGCAAGAAGGTCATTATGCCATCGAAGGACTTTGTCAG CCATCATGGTCACAGTGGGGTTAAATGCTCTATTAAGGCCAACGAAGGTCTTTTGTACTTCTTGGACAAGAGCCTAATCTTCGTCCCGAAGCCTGCTACGTACATTCAGGTCGAGAACATTGCCATTATCACGATGTCCCGTGTCGGTGGTGCTGTGTCGGCCAGCAGAACCTTCGATATCACAGTCAGTCTGAAGGCTGGCATGGGAGAGCATCAATTTAGTAACATTAACCG TGAGGAACAACAACCTCTCgaggaattcttcaaagCGAAGAACATCCGATTCAAGAACGAAATGTCTGACGACGCTGGGGCTCTACTTGCTGCCGCCCTTGACAACGACGTTATGGGTTCCAGCGATGACGAGGGCGTACGTGCCGATCGTGGATCGgctgacgaggatgaggaatCTATCGACGAGGACTTCCAGGCCGAGTCCGAGTCTGACGTTGCAGAAGAGTACGACTCGGCCCATGAAAGCAGTGGCAGCGGGAGCGACGCCGAAATGAACGACGCTTCCGATGGCGGcggcgacgacgacgacgatgatgaagacgtAGATATGTCGGAAGAGGAACGgcccaagaagaaatctAAGGTTGGGAAATAA
- the aspB gene encoding septin AspB (septin family protein (P-loop GTPase)) codes for MKNVVRRKLTGYVGFANLPNQWHRKSVRKGFNFNVMVVGESGLGKSTLVNTLFNTSLYPPKERTGPSHDIIPKTVAIQSISADIEENGVRLRLTVVDTPGFGDFVNNDDSWRPIVENIEQRYDAYLEAENKVNRTNIVDNRIHACVYFIQPTGHSLKPLDIEVMRRLHTKVNLIPVIAKADTLTDEEIAQFKQRILADIQHHSIQIFEGPRYELDDEETIAENQEIMSKVPFAVVGANAEVATADGRKVRGRSYPWGTIEVDNEEHCDFVKLRQMLIRTHMEELKEHTNNHLYENYRSDKLTQMGVAQDPSVFKEVNPAVKQEEERALHEQKLAKMEAEMKMVFQQKVAEKESKLKQSEDELYARHREMKDQLERQRQELDEKKSRLESGRPIEEKGKRKGFSLR; via the exons ATGAAGAACGTTGTTCGCCGCAAGTTGACTGGCTACGTCGGTTTTGCCAACCTGCCCAACCAATGGCACCGTAAAAGTGTTCGCAAGGGATTCAACTTCAACgtgatggttgttg GTGAATCTGGTCTCGGAAAGTCGACCCTTGTCAACACTCTCTTTAACACCTCTCTTTACCCCCCTAAGGAGCGCACCGGCCCTAGCCACGACATCATCCCGAAGACTGTGGCCATCCAGTCTATCAGCGCAGACATTGAAGAGAACGGCGTTCGTCTTCGCCTGACCGTGGTTGACACCCCGGGATTCGGTGATTTCGTGAACAACGACGATTCGTGGCGCCCTATTGTAGAGAACATTGAGCAGCGATACGATGCCTACCTGGAGGCTGAGAACAAGGTCAACCGCACTAACATTGTTGACAACCGTATCCACGCCTGTGTCTACTTCATCCAGCCCACCGGCCACTCCCTTAAGCCTCTGGACATTGAGGTCATGCGCCGGTTGCACACCAAGGTCAACCTGATCCCTGTGATCGCCAAGGCCGATACCTTGACggacgaggagattgctCAGTTTAAGCAGAGA ATCCTTGCCGATATCCAACACCACTCCATCCAGATCTTTGAGGGCCCCCGCTACGAActcgacgacgaagaaaccaTCGCCGAGAACCAGGAGATCATGTCGAAGGTCCCCTTCGCTGTGGTCGGTGCCAACGCTGAGGTCGCCACTGCTGACGGCCGTAAGGTCCGAGGCCGTAGTTACCCATGGGGTACCATCGAGGTCGACAACGAGGAACACTGTGACTTTGTCAAGCTGCGCCAGATGTTGATCCGCACCCACATGGAAGAGCTCAAGGAAcacaccaacaaccacctGTACGAGAACTACCGCTCCGACAAGCTGACCCAGATGGGTGTCGCCCAGGACCCGAGCGTGTTCAAGGAAGTCAACCCGGCCGTCaagcaggaggaagagcgtGCCCTGCACGAGCAGAAGCTCGCCAAGATGGAGgcagagatgaagatggtcTTCCAACAGAAGGTggccgagaaagagagcaagCTGAAACAGAGCGAAGACGAACTATACGCTCGACATCGCGAGATGAAGGATCAACTGGAGCGGCAACGCCAGGAactggacgagaagaagagtcgCCTCGAAAGTGGTCGACCGATCGAAGAGAAGGGCAAGCGAAAGGGCTTCTCTCTTCGTTAG